In Moorella sp. Hama-1, a single genomic region encodes these proteins:
- a CDS encoding nucleoside recognition domain-containing protein has protein sequence MVNLIWLLMLLAGIVVAGINGHIEIVTEASLEAAQTAVTLAFELIGLMAMWLGLLKIAEDAGLVALLARLLRPFTRYLFPEIPRDHPAIGSIIMNMSANILGLGNAATPFGLKAMQELQTLNPRPDEATPAMCTFLGLNTGCLTLIPATIIGIRAAANSTDPTIIVAPTILATGFSMVMAVVFDRLFRRVYGGHGG, from the coding sequence GTGGTCAATCTCATCTGGTTATTAATGCTCCTGGCAGGTATCGTGGTGGCCGGTATCAATGGCCACATCGAGATCGTCACCGAAGCCTCCCTGGAGGCGGCCCAGACGGCGGTCACCTTGGCCTTTGAGCTAATCGGCCTCATGGCCATGTGGTTGGGGTTGTTAAAGATTGCCGAGGACGCCGGGCTGGTGGCCCTCCTGGCGCGCCTTCTGCGCCCCTTTACCCGCTACCTTTTTCCCGAGATACCCCGGGACCACCCCGCCATTGGCTCCATTATCATGAATATGAGTGCCAACATCCTGGGCCTGGGTAATGCCGCCACCCCCTTTGGTCTTAAAGCCATGCAGGAGCTCCAAACCCTGAATCCCCGCCCTGATGAAGCCACCCCCGCCATGTGCACCTTTCTGGGCTTAAATACCGGCTGCCTAACCCTGATCCCGGCGACCATTATCGGCATCCGGGCGGCGGCCAATTCCACCGATCCGACCATCATCGTCGCTCCCACGATCCTGGCCACCGGCTTCAGTATGGTCATGGCCGTGGTGTTTGATCGCCTCTTCCGCCGTGTCTATGGCGGGCACGGGGGGTGA
- the ytfJ gene encoding GerW family sporulation protein: protein MPEHPIEALMKTAMESIKDMVDVNTVVGDPIETPDGQVIVPVSRVTAGFAAGGSEYEPDSAEGGGGSKEGLPFGGGSGAGVSVQPVGFLVVGKEQVRLLPVDGNAVVDRIIDVAPQVLERIQELLGRGKAQKGNGNGTPATVRTKMVLRPQEMEE from the coding sequence ATGCCCGAACATCCCATCGAAGCCCTGATGAAGACGGCTATGGAAAGCATCAAGGATATGGTTGATGTCAATACGGTAGTAGGGGATCCCATTGAAACCCCGGACGGCCAGGTAATTGTTCCTGTATCCCGGGTGACGGCTGGTTTCGCTGCCGGCGGCTCAGAGTATGAACCCGATAGCGCCGAGGGTGGCGGGGGGAGTAAGGAAGGACTCCCCTTTGGCGGCGGTAGCGGCGCCGGCGTTTCTGTCCAGCCGGTTGGCTTTCTCGTGGTCGGTAAGGAGCAGGTACGCCTGTTACCTGTTGATGGCAACGCCGTAGTCGACCGGATTATTGATGTCGCCCCCCAGGTATTGGAGAGGATTCAGGAACTCCTGGGTAGAGGCAAGGCCCAGAAGGGTAACGGCAATGGTACCCCGGCCACGGTGCGGACCAAAATGGTTCTCCGTCCCCAGGAGATGGAGGAATGA
- the cobO gene encoding cob(I)yrinic acid a,c-diamide adenosyltransferase, whose amino-acid sequence MGLEQGLVQVYTGEAKGKSTAAFGLALRAAGHGLKVLIIQFMKTPDYGEHRSFRRLAPEIEVKTFGRKGFIHRGGARPEDYDQAAAALACAREAMLSGTVDILILDEINNALFFGLLKEEEVLGFLQERPPQVEVVLTGRNAPAGVIAAADLVTEMRQVKHPYEKGIKARQGIEY is encoded by the coding sequence ATGGGTTTAGAACAGGGATTGGTCCAGGTCTACACCGGTGAGGCCAAGGGTAAGAGCACAGCAGCCTTTGGCCTGGCCCTGCGGGCAGCGGGCCATGGCCTCAAAGTACTCATCATTCAATTTATGAAGACCCCCGACTATGGCGAACACCGCTCTTTCCGGCGCCTGGCGCCAGAGATCGAGGTTAAAACCTTCGGTCGCAAAGGCTTTATTCACCGGGGCGGCGCCCGGCCGGAGGATTACGATCAGGCAGCGGCGGCCCTGGCCTGCGCCAGGGAGGCTATGCTTAGCGGCACGGTAGATATCCTCATCCTGGACGAGATAAATAACGCTCTCTTTTTTGGCCTCCTCAAGGAAGAAGAGGTTCTGGGTTTCCTGCAGGAGCGACCGCCGCAGGTGGAAGTCGTCCTTACCGGCCGCAATGCCCCGGCCGGGGTTATCGCTGCCGCCGACCTGGTCACTGAGATGCGCCAGGTAAAGCACCCCTACGAAAAGGGGATAAAAGCGCGGCAAGGAATCGAATACTAG
- a CDS encoding sodium-translocating pyrophosphatase codes for MTSSVLKEDTGPKEMQSIAAAIREGAMAFLNRQYRTIAGLAIIVAVLLALLTRQYHTAIAFITGAFASALSGYIGMYVAVNANLRVAAGARKSMNSALTVAFRGGAVTGLAVTALSLLGVTILFYAFGGAANPTRAPLSIVGFGFGASFVALFAQLGGGIYTKAADVGADLVGKVEAGIPEDDPRNPAVVADLVGDNVGDCAGRGADLFESTAAENIGAMILGIALFPVFGINGIIFPLVARAAGIIASIIGMFFVHAEENQDPMAALNRGYIVTSIVAMIFLYPISHAMLSGPGVNFLYFYGAALIGIVLSFIFVLITQYYTSYSYRPVKEIARASLTGPATNIISGVAVGFESTALPVVFISLAILGAYWLGQQSGLPGGGLYGTAVATMGMLSTAAYILAMDTYGPITDNAGGIVEMSGAPEEVRQRTDRLDASGNTTKALTKGYAIGSAALATFLLFSAYIDEVKLALNIKGNFPVDIGKPEVFVGAFIAAMMVFLFSSTAIRAVSNAAQYVILEVRRQFKEIPGIMEGTAKPEYGTCVDIVTRGALKEMILPGIIAVVTPIIVGLVLKAEAAAAFLMVGTITGVIMALFLNNGGGAWDNAKKYIELGNYGGKGSEAHKAGVVGDTVGDPFKDTAGPSLHVLVKLISTITLVLAAMFI; via the coding sequence ATGACCTCCAGTGTTCTTAAAGAAGACACTGGACCTAAAGAGATGCAAAGTATTGCCGCCGCTATCCGGGAAGGGGCTATGGCCTTCCTGAACCGCCAGTATCGTACCATTGCCGGTCTGGCCATCATCGTGGCCGTACTACTGGCCCTCCTCACCCGCCAGTACCATACAGCTATAGCTTTCATTACTGGTGCCTTTGCCTCGGCCCTGTCTGGCTATATTGGCATGTATGTAGCGGTAAACGCTAACCTCCGGGTAGCGGCAGGGGCACGAAAAAGCATGAACAGTGCCCTGACCGTAGCCTTCCGCGGCGGGGCGGTCACCGGCCTGGCGGTTACGGCCCTCTCCCTCCTGGGCGTAACCATCCTGTTTTACGCCTTTGGCGGCGCAGCCAATCCCACCCGGGCGCCCTTAAGTATTGTCGGCTTCGGTTTTGGCGCCAGTTTTGTCGCCCTTTTTGCCCAGCTGGGTGGCGGTATTTATACCAAGGCCGCCGACGTCGGTGCCGACCTGGTAGGCAAAGTGGAAGCTGGTATCCCGGAAGACGACCCGCGCAACCCGGCCGTGGTGGCCGACCTGGTTGGTGATAATGTCGGCGATTGCGCCGGCCGTGGCGCCGACCTCTTTGAATCGACAGCGGCCGAAAATATCGGCGCCATGATCCTGGGCATCGCCCTGTTCCCGGTTTTCGGCATCAATGGTATTATCTTCCCCCTGGTCGCCCGGGCGGCAGGAATTATTGCCTCCATAATCGGGATGTTTTTTGTGCATGCCGAGGAAAACCAGGATCCCATGGCTGCTTTAAACCGGGGCTACATCGTGACCAGCATTGTGGCGATGATCTTTTTATACCCCATCAGTCATGCCATGCTGAGCGGCCCGGGCGTTAATTTCCTTTACTTCTACGGTGCCGCCCTCATCGGTATTGTCCTCAGTTTTATCTTTGTCCTTATCACCCAGTACTACACTTCCTATAGTTACCGGCCGGTCAAGGAGATTGCCCGCGCCTCCTTAACCGGGCCGGCCACCAATATAATTTCCGGTGTGGCCGTTGGTTTTGAAAGCACAGCCCTGCCGGTTGTCTTTATCTCCCTGGCCATCCTCGGCGCTTACTGGCTGGGGCAACAGAGCGGCCTGCCCGGCGGCGGTCTCTACGGTACGGCGGTAGCGACCATGGGCATGCTCAGCACGGCAGCCTACATCCTGGCCATGGATACCTACGGCCCCATTACTGATAACGCCGGCGGTATTGTTGAGATGTCCGGGGCGCCGGAAGAGGTGCGCCAGCGCACGGATCGCCTGGACGCCTCGGGCAATACCACCAAAGCCCTGACCAAGGGGTATGCCATCGGCAGTGCCGCCCTGGCCACCTTCCTGCTATTCTCGGCCTACATCGACGAGGTCAAGCTGGCCCTGAACATCAAGGGTAACTTCCCGGTGGATATCGGTAAACCGGAGGTCTTTGTCGGCGCCTTTATTGCCGCCATGATGGTCTTCCTCTTTAGTTCCACCGCCATCAGGGCGGTGAGCAATGCCGCCCAGTATGTCATCCTGGAGGTCAGGCGCCAGTTCAAGGAGATCCCAGGCATCATGGAGGGTACTGCTAAACCGGAATACGGCACCTGTGTGGATATTGTTACTCGCGGCGCCCTGAAGGAAATGATCCTTCCCGGCATCATTGCGGTCGTTACCCCCATTATAGTCGGGCTGGTTTTAAAAGCGGAAGCCGCGGCGGCCTTCTTAATGGTCGGTACCATCACCGGGGTAATAATGGCCCTGTTCCTCAACAACGGCGGCGGAGCCTGGGATAATGCCAAGAAGTACATCGAACTGGGCAATTACGGCGGTAAGGGTTCTGAAGCCCATAAAGCCGGTGTAGTCGGTGACACCGTGGGCGATCCCTTTAAAGACACTGCCGGGCCATCCCTGCACGTCCTAGTAAAGCTTATCAGCACCATTACCCTGGTCCTGGCCGCCATGTTTATCTAA
- a CDS encoding potassium channel family protein, translating into MYVIVAGGGKIGFNLTKTLLDGGQEVLLIEKDPRKSRWLEDRLGQVVLRGDATEVATLEAAGAKRADVVAAVTGFDEDNIMICRLAQKVFGVNRVIGRVNNPQNEDAFRLLGINNIINSTLLIYRLVLQEVDACGLIPLLTLKGGEVEFLETVLTPESPAAHVAVKDLVLPEQCLLMAILRQEDLIFPRGDVVLLPGDQVIAAARAEEVEALRVALLGSA; encoded by the coding sequence ATGTATGTTATAGTAGCCGGTGGTGGTAAGATCGGCTTTAACCTTACCAAAACCCTCCTGGACGGTGGTCAGGAAGTCCTGCTAATCGAGAAGGACCCGCGCAAATCTCGCTGGCTGGAGGACCGCCTGGGCCAGGTAGTTCTCCGGGGCGATGCCACCGAGGTGGCTACCCTGGAAGCAGCCGGGGCCAAACGGGCCGACGTAGTGGCCGCCGTAACCGGTTTTGATGAAGATAATATCATGATCTGCCGGCTCGCCCAGAAGGTCTTCGGGGTCAACCGGGTCATCGGCCGGGTTAATAACCCCCAGAATGAAGACGCTTTTCGCCTGCTGGGCATCAATAATATCATCAACAGCACCCTGCTTATTTATCGCCTGGTATTACAGGAAGTGGATGCTTGCGGCCTTATTCCCCTCCTGACTTTAAAGGGCGGCGAAGTAGAGTTTCTCGAAACCGTCCTGACCCCGGAATCCCCGGCCGCCCATGTGGCCGTCAAGGATCTCGTCCTGCCGGAACAGTGCCTGCTAATGGCTATCCTGCGCCAGGAGGACCTGATCTTCCCCCGTGGCGATGTCGTTTTGTTACCCGGGGACCAGGTCATCGCTGCCGCCAGGGCGGAAGAGGTGGAAGCCCTGCGCGTGGCTCTCCTGGGAAGTGCCTAG
- a CDS encoding potassium channel family protein — MRVIIIGCSRLGASLAVQLAAAGHEVSIIDAKSEALERLPHDFPGQVYQGVGIDLELLTRVGADNADVLIAVTDRDSANLVSAQVAREKFHIPRVIARVYDPKAASAYRAMGLDIFCPTTLGIDYVMAQLGGAK, encoded by the coding sequence ATGCGTGTTATAATCATCGGCTGCAGCCGGCTGGGGGCCAGCCTGGCCGTCCAGTTGGCTGCTGCCGGCCATGAGGTTAGCATCATTGATGCCAAAAGCGAGGCCCTGGAACGCCTGCCCCACGATTTCCCCGGCCAGGTCTATCAAGGGGTAGGTATTGATCTGGAACTCCTGACCCGAGTGGGGGCGGATAATGCCGATGTTCTCATCGCCGTTACCGATCGGGACAGCGCCAACCTGGTTTCAGCCCAGGTAGCCCGGGAAAAATTTCATATTCCCCGGGTCATTGCCCGGGTCTATGATCCCAAGGCTGCCAGTGCTTACCGGGCCATGGGGTTGGATATCTTCTGTCCGACTACCCTGGGTATTGATTATGTCATGGCTCAACTGGGGGGTGCAAAATAA
- a CDS encoding APC family permease → MAAATEKLELRREVTVWGSYMWGYADVGADIYAALGLVMLWAKGATGLAFALAGLVYIMIGLAYTELAATYPVAGGGQFFTLRGLGDFWGFVAGSALLLDYTIDIALFATASAGYINFFLPYLFGINVDSLAISIGPLHHVNLVWMAEALVLVIFLIALNIRGMRESSLLNEILGAIDILTESTIIVFGFLFAWRPELLAHQWLTQFPTFKEFAYGSSLAIISFVGLESISQAAQETKRPATVVPRTSVGLIFTVFIFATAFSTMSLGVLPWQDIAEAVGDPVATLAHAIPFIGIIAGPFAALLGATILLISANSGVMSASRLTFAMSQFHFISDWFNAVHPRFRTPYRTILVFSGIGVLQIVLSFLTPNAMDTLGNMYAFGATTGYILVFIALIKLRFTDPYAPRPYKVPLNIKINYRGRTVEFPLLGVIGTLGISTILFEVILTHAIGRIAGPAWILLCFIYYFYYRRKHGFPVFGNIPRDWESQQLKVLEAAEEYDLLEEYKQALAERDRREAVAHGS, encoded by the coding sequence TTGGCTGCGGCGACAGAAAAGTTAGAGTTACGCCGGGAGGTCACCGTCTGGGGCTCCTATATGTGGGGTTACGCCGATGTCGGTGCCGATATCTACGCCGCCCTGGGCCTGGTCATGCTCTGGGCTAAAGGGGCTACCGGCCTGGCCTTCGCCCTGGCCGGGCTGGTGTATATTATGATCGGGCTGGCCTATACCGAACTGGCCGCTACCTACCCCGTGGCCGGCGGGGGGCAATTCTTTACCCTGCGCGGGCTGGGCGATTTCTGGGGCTTTGTGGCCGGATCGGCCTTATTACTGGACTATACCATCGATATTGCCCTCTTTGCTACTGCTTCCGCCGGCTATATCAACTTCTTTTTGCCTTATCTATTTGGCATCAATGTTGATTCCCTGGCTATTAGCATCGGGCCCCTGCACCACGTCAACCTGGTCTGGATGGCCGAAGCCCTGGTCCTGGTAATCTTTCTTATCGCCCTCAATATCCGGGGGATGCGGGAATCCTCATTGCTCAACGAAATCCTGGGAGCCATTGATATCCTGACGGAATCGACCATTATTGTCTTTGGCTTCCTTTTTGCCTGGCGGCCGGAACTCCTGGCCCACCAGTGGCTCACCCAGTTCCCCACTTTTAAAGAATTTGCCTACGGTTCCTCCCTGGCCATCATCTCCTTCGTCGGCCTGGAATCCATTTCCCAGGCGGCCCAAGAAACCAAACGGCCGGCAACGGTTGTGCCCCGGACCTCTGTCGGCCTGATCTTCACCGTATTTATCTTTGCTACTGCTTTTTCCACCATGAGCCTGGGGGTCCTGCCCTGGCAGGATATTGCTGAGGCCGTCGGCGACCCGGTGGCTACCCTGGCCCATGCCATCCCCTTTATTGGCATTATTGCCGGCCCCTTTGCCGCCCTACTCGGGGCCACCATCCTGCTGATCTCGGCCAACTCCGGCGTCATGAGTGCCTCACGGCTTACCTTCGCCATGAGCCAGTTTCACTTTATCAGCGACTGGTTCAATGCCGTCCACCCGCGTTTCCGGACCCCTTACCGGACCATCCTGGTCTTTTCCGGCATCGGCGTCCTGCAGATTGTCCTTTCTTTCCTGACGCCCAACGCCATGGATACCCTGGGTAATATGTATGCCTTTGGTGCTACCACCGGCTATATCCTGGTCTTTATCGCGTTAATCAAGTTGCGTTTCACCGACCCCTATGCGCCCCGGCCCTATAAAGTGCCCTTAAACATCAAAATCAACTACCGCGGCCGGACGGTGGAGTTCCCCCTTCTGGGGGTTATCGGTACCCTGGGAATAAGCACCATTCTCTTTGAAGTCATCCTGACCCATGCCATCGGCCGTATCGCCGGCCCGGCCTGGATCCTCCTCTGTTTTATTTATTATTTCTATTATCGTCGCAAGCATGGCTTCCCTGTCTTCGGTAATATACCCCGGGATTGGGAAAGCCAGCAACTGAAAGTCCTGGAGGCAGCCGAGGAGTACGACCTCCTGGAGGAGTACAAACAGGCCCTGGCCGAAAGGGACCGCAGGGAGGCTGTCGCCCATGGCAGCTAA
- a CDS encoding universal stress protein, whose translation MTAIHTHPLGIFLALVFIVSMGRLFWWMLHVPPAVPYEVAHVTRTIQAVKRILVPVVDSDYARRAIELACRLGAEQKAEIFLLAVLEVPLTSPLGIALPETEARLNEVLKKAAEIVSYHNLPSRTRIIRARTAGTGILQAAAEEEVQLIVIGVRPKRQIGGLGSTSEWLLRRATCELLIDRQPA comes from the coding sequence ATGACGGCGATTCATACCCATCCCCTGGGTATTTTTCTGGCCCTGGTTTTTATCGTCAGTATGGGACGCCTTTTCTGGTGGATGCTGCATGTACCGCCGGCCGTTCCCTATGAAGTCGCCCATGTCACCAGGACTATCCAGGCCGTAAAACGGATCCTGGTTCCGGTGGTAGACAGCGATTATGCCCGCAGGGCCATTGAACTGGCCTGCCGTCTGGGGGCCGAGCAAAAGGCCGAGATTTTCCTGCTGGCTGTCCTGGAGGTCCCCCTGACCTCGCCCCTGGGCATAGCCCTGCCGGAAACAGAGGCTCGCTTAAACGAAGTCCTGAAGAAGGCTGCGGAAATCGTCAGCTATCATAACCTGCCCAGCAGGACCAGGATTATCCGGGCGCGGACAGCCGGTACCGGCATCCTTCAGGCCGCAGCCGAGGAAGAGGTGCAGTTGATCGTTATTGGCGTCCGGCCAAAACGCCAAATCGGTGGCCTGGGAAGCACTTCGGAATGGCTGTTGCGCCGGGCCACCTGCGAATTATTGATTGACCGGCAACCTGCATAG
- a CDS encoding phosphatase PAP2 family protein: MSRKCCFLLLAFFMALVFLLLAAAIKQPGIQHLDEQALKWLMVYRNPAATIFFKGITFFGTSIFFFPATAILGITLILGRDFQGFAALLITMNGAWALMEGLKALYQRPRPTLGPLEQVSGFSFPSGHALMGTVFFGLLALMLLKKIFPRRWPSVVRGTIVFLLLLGLSRLYLGVHYPTDILAGYAAGLAVLSLCRLWWP, translated from the coding sequence TTGTCCAGGAAGTGCTGTTTTTTACTGCTGGCCTTTTTTATGGCCCTGGTTTTTCTCCTATTAGCTGCCGCCATCAAACAACCTGGAATCCAGCACCTGGATGAACAGGCCCTCAAGTGGCTCATGGTTTACCGCAACCCGGCAGCTACTATCTTTTTCAAAGGGATCACCTTTTTTGGCACCTCCATCTTCTTTTTCCCGGCAACCGCCATCCTGGGGATAACCCTAATCCTGGGACGAGATTTCCAGGGTTTCGCCGCCCTGCTCATTACCATGAACGGCGCCTGGGCCCTGATGGAAGGGCTAAAGGCCCTTTACCAGCGGCCCCGCCCCACCCTGGGTCCCCTGGAACAGGTCTCCGGCTTTAGCTTCCCCAGCGGCCATGCCCTGATGGGGACGGTCTTCTTCGGCCTGCTGGCCCTGATGCTACTAAAAAAAATATTCCCCCGCCGGTGGCCTTCAGTCGTCCGGGGTACCATCGTTTTCCTGTTGTTGCTGGGCCTGAGCCGCCTATACCTGGGGGTCCACTATCCTACCGACATCCTGGCCGGCTATGCCGCCGGCCTGGCCGTCCTTTCCCTGTGCCGCCTCTGGTGGCCGTAA
- a CDS encoding pseudouridine synthase — protein sequence MRLQKYLALAGVASRRRAEELIRAGRVRVNGQVITAMGVQVEPGKDRVAVDGRPVGLTEKKYYVLLYKPAGYVTTAADPRGRPKVTDLVRDIPARLYPVGRLDYATEGLLLLTNDGELTLRLTHPRYGVNKTYLALVRGLPDANTIAHLGRGVNLEDGPTAPARVHLRRAGKSEALLELTIREGRNREVRRMLAAVGHPVLHLRRTRLAFLTLAGLKPGTYRHLTPAEVEGLYRLVGLK from the coding sequence ATGCGTTTGCAGAAATACCTGGCCCTGGCCGGGGTGGCTTCCCGGCGCCGGGCCGAGGAGCTAATCCGGGCCGGGCGGGTGCGGGTTAACGGCCAGGTGATAACAGCCATGGGCGTCCAGGTAGAGCCCGGGAAGGACAGGGTGGCTGTCGACGGCCGGCCGGTAGGATTGACGGAGAAGAAATACTACGTCCTGCTCTATAAGCCGGCCGGTTATGTAACGACCGCCGCCGACCCCCGCGGCCGGCCCAAGGTTACCGACCTGGTGCGGGATATTCCCGCTAGATTATATCCCGTCGGCCGCCTGGATTATGCCACCGAGGGTTTATTGTTGCTGACCAACGATGGTGAACTCACCCTGCGCCTGACCCACCCCCGTTACGGGGTGAACAAAACCTACCTGGCCCTGGTCCGGGGCCTGCCCGATGCTAATACTATCGCCCATTTAGGCCGCGGTGTCAACCTGGAAGACGGCCCTACAGCCCCAGCCCGGGTGCATTTACGCCGGGCCGGGAAAAGCGAAGCCCTGCTGGAGCTTACTATCAGGGAAGGCCGCAACCGGGAGGTGCGGCGCATGCTGGCGGCGGTTGGCCACCCCGTTTTGCACCTACGGCGTACCCGTCTGGCTTTTCTGACCCTGGCAGGCTTAAAACCTGGTACTTACCGCCACCTGACCCCGGCCGAGGTTGAAGGCCTCTACCGCCTGGTAGGATTAAAATAG
- a CDS encoding methylated-DNA--[protein]-cysteine S-methyltransferase has protein sequence MPSLQLTISQYNSPVGVLTIVTSPSGICRLAFASEDSIATRAYLAKVFPGSTLTSNPGNNLVQEACTQLDAYFAGRRRAFDLLLDLHGTPFQKAVWAALQGIPYGTTCTYSDLARAIGRPQAVRATGQAIGKNPVGIIIPCHRVIGKGGRLVGFGGGLAVKERLLALEHNNHENLTKKQMADNYRR, from the coding sequence ATGCCTTCGCTCCAGCTCACCATCAGTCAATATAATTCCCCGGTAGGCGTCCTGACAATCGTCACCAGTCCCTCCGGCATCTGCCGGCTGGCCTTTGCCAGCGAAGATAGCATAGCTACCCGGGCCTACTTGGCAAAGGTATTCCCTGGGTCAACCTTGACCAGCAACCCCGGGAACAACCTCGTCCAGGAAGCCTGCACCCAGCTGGATGCATACTTTGCCGGCCGGCGCCGGGCCTTTGACCTGCTCCTGGATCTCCACGGTACCCCCTTCCAGAAAGCAGTCTGGGCGGCCCTGCAGGGAATCCCCTATGGAACTACCTGTACCTACAGTGATCTGGCCAGAGCCATTGGCCGGCCCCAGGCGGTCCGGGCCACCGGTCAGGCCATCGGCAAAAACCCGGTGGGAATTATTATCCCCTGTCACCGGGTTATCGGCAAAGGCGGCCGGCTGGTGGGTTTCGGCGGCGGCCTGGCAGTCAAGGAACGGCTTCTGGCGTTAGAACATAATAATCACGAGAATCTAACTAAAAAGCAAATGGCAGATAACTACCGCCGCTAG
- the ilvC gene encoding ketol-acid reductoisomerase: MAVVYYDQDADLSILKGKKIAVMGYGSQGHSQAQNLKDSGLDVVVGLRPESKSREAAQAAGLEVKTVAEAAAEADIIQILLPDETQARVYREEIAPYLRGGKVLMFSHGFNIHFNQILPPADVDVIMVAPKGPGHLVRRTYVEGQGVPALIAIYQDASGRAKDIGLAYAKGIGATRAGVIETTFKEETETDLFGEQAVLCGGATALIKAGFQTLVDAGYQPEIAYFECLHELKLIVDLIYEGGIKNMRYSISDTAEYGDVTRGPRIIDDHVKTTMKEILKEIQDGTFAREWILENQAGRPSFSAYRKKEREQLIEQVGNQLREMMSWLKK; this comes from the coding sequence GTGGCAGTTGTTTATTATGATCAGGATGCTGATTTAAGCATCCTGAAGGGCAAAAAGATTGCCGTCATGGGTTACGGTAGCCAGGGACACTCCCAGGCGCAAAATTTAAAGGACAGCGGCCTGGACGTGGTGGTCGGCCTGCGCCCGGAGAGTAAATCCCGGGAAGCAGCCCAGGCCGCCGGCCTGGAGGTTAAGACGGTAGCTGAGGCTGCCGCCGAGGCTGACATTATCCAGATCCTGCTCCCGGATGAAACCCAGGCCCGGGTTTATCGCGAAGAGATCGCCCCCTACCTCAGGGGTGGCAAAGTTTTGATGTTTTCTCACGGATTCAATATCCACTTTAACCAGATTTTACCTCCGGCCGACGTAGATGTAATTATGGTTGCCCCCAAGGGCCCCGGTCACCTGGTACGCCGGACCTATGTCGAGGGTCAGGGAGTTCCGGCCCTGATTGCCATTTACCAGGACGCCAGTGGCCGGGCGAAGGATATTGGCCTGGCTTATGCCAAGGGAATCGGGGCCACCCGCGCCGGGGTTATCGAGACTACCTTTAAAGAGGAAACGGAAACAGACCTCTTTGGCGAACAGGCTGTCCTCTGTGGCGGCGCCACTGCTCTGATCAAAGCCGGTTTCCAGACCCTGGTAGACGCCGGTTACCAACCGGAGATTGCCTACTTTGAGTGCTTGCATGAACTAAAGCTGATTGTTGACCTGATCTATGAGGGCGGCATCAAGAATATGCGCTACTCCATCAGCGATACGGCCGAATACGGGGATGTCACCCGGGGACCGCGCATCATTGATGATCATGTTAAGACAACTATGAAAGAAATCCTCAAGGAGATCCAGGACGGGACCTTCGCCCGGGAATGGATCCTGGAAAACCAGGCCGGTCGCCCCAGTTTCAGCGCTTACAGGAAGAAGGAGCGGGAACAGCTCATCGAGCAGGTTGGCAACCAGCTCCGGGAAATGATGTCCTGGTTAAAGAAATAG
- a CDS encoding spore maturation protein translates to MTDAFITVSRWAIPVLLFLIPLYGYLRGVPVYEAFAAGAEDGFKVAIKIIPFLVGMLVAISVFRASGAMDLFARALNPFLHLAGIPGEVLPLALMRPLSGGGALGIAAELIGNYGPDSFIGLLASVMQGTTDTTFYVLTVYFGSVGVRRYRYALALGLIADISSLLAAVVICHLLFS, encoded by the coding sequence ATGACAGATGCTTTCATTACCGTCTCCCGCTGGGCCATTCCTGTGCTTCTCTTTTTAATCCCCCTTTATGGCTACCTGCGCGGGGTGCCGGTTTATGAAGCCTTCGCTGCCGGGGCCGAGGACGGCTTTAAGGTGGCCATCAAAATCATACCCTTCCTGGTAGGGATGCTGGTGGCCATCAGCGTTTTCCGGGCCTCCGGGGCCATGGACCTCTTTGCCCGGGCCTTAAACCCCTTCCTGCACCTGGCGGGCATCCCTGGGGAAGTCCTGCCCCTGGCGCTCATGCGGCCCCTGTCCGGCGGCGGTGCCCTAGGGATAGCAGCCGAGTTGATTGGCAATTATGGCCCGGATTCCTTTATCGGCCTCCTGGCCTCAGTTATGCAGGGGACTACCGACACAACTTTCTATGTTTTGACCGTTTACTTTGGTTCCGTAGGGGTACGGCGCTACCGTTACGCCCTGGCCCTGGGGCTGATTGCCGATATCTCCAGCCTGCTAGCGGCGGTAGTTATCTGCCATTTGCTTTTTAGTTAG